The sequence below is a genomic window from Brooklawnia cerclae.
CGCCACGGCCGCGCAGATCGCGGCGGGCAGTTGCATGAGCCCGGCGGCCTCACTGGAGAGCCCGGCGACGGCCTGCACCCATTGCGTGAAGGCGTAGACGACGAGGTAGATGCACATGTAGACGAGAAACAGGCGCAGATAGGTGCGCGTGAGCGCCGCGTTGTGGGCGAGCATGCGCACGTCCAGGAACGGGGCAGGCTGTCGCAGTTCCCACAGAACCAGGATGACCGCCGCCGCGATCGCGATCGGGACGAGCCAGTAAAGCCTGCCACCGGGGTCGAGGAGGAAGAACAACGCCGATGTGACGGCGATCGCGAAACATGCGATACCCGGCAGGTCGAGCGCACGGATGCCCGCGGGTCGTGGACTGCTTCCGGCGACCCGCGTGCTGTCCGCAGGAAGCCACAGGCAGACGAGAACGATCGCGACCAGAGCGAAGGGCACGTTGACGAGGAAGATCGATTGCCAACCGAAGTGTTCGATGAGTACCCCGCCGAGGACGGGGCCGATGGCGGCGGTGACGAGGCTCGATATCGACAGGCCCGACAGCAGTATCTGCGGTGTCTCGACACCGAGGCGAAGGGACTGGTCCTTGATGAGCGTCATCGCGGACGGATACGCCGACGAGGTGCCGATGCCGATCGCCAGCCGTGAGACGAGCGCGCCGGTGAAGGTGGGCGAGATCAGGGGGATCAGGCCGCCGAGCCCTGCGATGGCCAACCCGGTGATGTAGACCTTTCGCGGCCCGAACAGGTCTGCGAGCTTGCCCATCGTGGGCTGGAAGATCGCGCTGACAAGGTAGAGGCCCGCGACGAGCCAGATGACCACCGAGGCCGGCGCGCCGGTGGCCTGCGAGATCGGTACGAGTGCGACGGAGATCATCGTGGTGTTGATCGGGTTCAACGCCGGGCCGATCAGCACGGGGGCCGCGAACCGGCCGCCGAACCCCGAACGCTGCGGTTCTTCGGAAGTCATCTGCGGTTACCCAGATCCTCCAGCCACGACAGCGTCTCCGCCATCTGCTCACGCTGGCGCGCCGAGAGTTCACGTTCCAGCAGAATCGCCAGGTCCCGATCGCGCAGTTCGTTGACCGAAGCCATCATGGCCAGACCCGCCTGTGTGATGTGGACGTTCTCACGCCGCCGATCGGACGGGTCCGAGGTCTTCCGGACGAGCCCCCGGCCGACCAGCGACCGCACCACGGTGCTCATCGTCTGGGACCGCAGCCTCTCTCGATCCGCGAGCTCGGCCGTTGTCAACGGCCCGACGCGCTCCAGTCTGCTGAGCGTCGCCTCCTCGGTGCGAGACAGTCCCTCGACGAGCCCGGCCTGGCGCACCACGCGGCGAAGGCGATCCACGACCAGTCGCAGCCGCTGCGCGGTGCGCAGCGTGTCTTCCTCGTCACTCATGCGCACAAGGGTAGCAACTAATCAGTTAAACTGACCAGTTTTTCTTACTAGATGGACGAAGGGCTCGACTCGATGGTGGTGAAGCCGGAGACGTCCTGCAAGGATCCAGCCGTCACCGCAAGAAATTGCCAGGTCGGCCACGCGGTCGATACGGTTAGGAGTCGTGCTCTCGAACTACGCGGAAATCTTGCGCCTCCCCGGAGCATGGACCTTCTCACTGGCCGGATTCATCCTGCGCATCCCGATGTCGCTGGTGGGGATCTCGACGATCCTGCTGATCAAGGCCATGTACGGGAACTACACGACGGCCGGCGCGGTCAGCGCGGTCTCCGTGATCGGCGTGGTCGTCGGGGCGCCGATCCTGGCGCGCCTCGTCGACGCCCACGGGCAACGCCGCGTCATGGGCCCGGCGCTCACGATCTCGACGCTGGCACTGGCCGGCTTGGTCGTCACCGCCGTCAGCCACGCGCCGATCCCGGTCCTCTTCATTGCAGCCGCCGTGTCCGGCGCCTCCTGGGGATCACCGGGCGCGCTCGTCCGATCGCGCTGGTCGCTGGTGGCGACCTCACCCCGGCAGCTCAACACCGCCTACGCGCTCGAGGCCGCCATCGACGAGTTCGTCTTCATCGTCGGGCCGATCCTCGCCACCACCCTCGGCACGGCGATCCACCCGGCGTCCGGGCTCGTGTTGGCGATCGTCTGCCTGACGATCGGAGGCGTCGCCTTCCTCGGCCAGCGCGCGACCGAACCGCCCGTCGTCGCACGCGTGCACGGCGAGAAGCGCCCGACCGTCCTGCTCAACCCGGTCGTCGTCGTCCTCGCCCTCACCTACATCGGGGCCGGAACAATGTTCGGCGCGAACGACGTCGCCGTCGTCGCCTTCACCGAGGAACACGGCGCACCCCAACTGGCCGGATTGCTCCTGGCGTTCTTCGCGCTGGGCTCCTTCACAGCCGCCCTGATCTACGGTGCGCGGACGTGGCGTCAGCCCTTGTGGAAGCTGTTCGCGATCGGCGTCGTCCTGCTGGCACTCGGGGCGTCCACGTTTCTGCTGGCCCGCTCGCTGGTGATGCTCGGCATCATCATGTGGATCACGGGCCTGACTATCGCCCCGACGATGACCAACGTCAATACGATCATCTCGAAGGTCGTGCCCCGGGTTCAGCTCACAGAGGGCCTCACCTGGATGTCGACGGCGATGAACCTCGGTGCGTCCGCGGGGTCGTTCCTGGGCGGACGCGCGATCGACGCGCAGGGCGCGCACGGCGGCTTCCTCGTCGTCGTGGTGTTCGCGTGGGTCATGGCGGTGCTCATGCTCGTCGGGCTCCCCCGGTTGCGGCGCGACACAGGCAAGGACGAAGTCGCCACGACGGTGGACGAGAGGCACGAGCCGGACGCTG
It includes:
- a CDS encoding MFS transporter — encoded protein: MTSEEPQRSGFGGRFAAPVLIGPALNPINTTMISVALVPISQATGAPASVVIWLVAGLYLVSAIFQPTMGKLADLFGPRKVYITGLAIAGLGGLIPLISPTFTGALVSRLAIGIGTSSAYPSAMTLIKDQSLRLGVETPQILLSGLSISSLVTAAIGPVLGGVLIEHFGWQSIFLVNVPFALVAIVLVCLWLPADSTRVAGSSPRPAGIRALDLPGIACFAIAVTSALFFLLDPGGRLYWLVPIAIAAAVILVLWELRQPAPFLDVRMLAHNAALTRTYLRLFLVYMCIYLVVYAFTQWVQAVAGLSSEAAGLMQLPAAICAAVATVLVSRSSRVRWPLVIAAGTPILGGMLLATVHADSPLWLLLVVVALFGIPQGLASVSNQAALYRQAPGAQMGSAAGLSRTSVQIGAIVASSLIGRIFGPSASDPGLHVIAWIIVIIAVAALILTLADRALRDGDRAPATTQGR
- a CDS encoding MarR family winged helix-turn-helix transcriptional regulator, which produces MSDEEDTLRTAQRLRLVVDRLRRVVRQAGLVEGLSRTEEATLSRLERVGPLTTAELADRERLRSQTMSTVVRSLVGRGLVRKTSDPSDRRRENVHITQAGLAMMASVNELRDRDLAILLERELSARQREQMAETLSWLEDLGNRR
- a CDS encoding MFS transporter gives rise to the protein MLSNYAEILRLPGAWTFSLAGFILRIPMSLVGISTILLIKAMYGNYTTAGAVSAVSVIGVVVGAPILARLVDAHGQRRVMGPALTISTLALAGLVVTAVSHAPIPVLFIAAAVSGASWGSPGALVRSRWSLVATSPRQLNTAYALEAAIDEFVFIVGPILATTLGTAIHPASGLVLAIVCLTIGGVAFLGQRATEPPVVARVHGEKRPTVLLNPVVVVLALTYIGAGTMFGANDVAVVAFTEEHGAPQLAGLLLAFFALGSFTAALIYGARTWRQPLWKLFAIGVVLLALGASTFLLARSLVMLGIIMWITGLTIAPTMTNVNTIISKVVPRVQLTEGLTWMSTAMNLGASAGSFLGGRAIDAQGAHGGFLVVVVFAWVMAVLMLVGLPRLRRDTGKDEVATTVDERHEPDAARC